CATCTACCAAATCTTGACCTTGGCGATCATTGAAGATGTCCAAAGCTGTTAAACCTTTACCGTTCTTTTTATTCACTTTCATACATCCAATCAACAGTTTCACCGCCTTTATTATTGACcagataatgaaatattagaagctTATGCAAAGAAAATTGCAAGGCAAACTGAGCTAGCAGTAAAAAACATCTGGGATGCTTACCTCTGGTTGATTTGCAGAAACTGCTGTATGCAATGCATTGTTTCCTTCTTCATCCTCCCAGTTCAGGATCTCCTCTTTGTTGACGTATTGGAGCCATCCTAACAGGACTTTAAAGGCTTTCAAACTTCCGTTTATGAGGGCGAGATGGACAGCAGTTTCAGATCTAACAGTCAAATCTTCGACTGATAAtggacaaacatacaaaaagtcTGTCAAATTGGATTCATCGTCTAGTTGAGCTGCATAATGCAAAGGAGTAACCATCCCCCTTGCTTTAACATGGACAAGCCCACTGTCATGTTTTATCAACCACGTAACAACTTCCTGGTACTTCCCCTCCAAATTCAAATCATGAGGACTAAGCCGTTCCTGCAAGTGCTTCCCCTCCAAAGCCAAATGTAGAGGGCTACGCCCAATATGATCTCGCTTCCAAGCAAATGAAGGCCTTAAGTTTAGTATTTCCTTGGCAAAATAGGTCATTCCCTCCCTTGCAGCTGTATGCAAGGGAGTAGTCACAAATGGTACTTTATCAATACGCTCTAAAACATAAGGATCCTCTGCAAGTACTGAATATAATGCATCCACATTTCCTTCCATGGCAGCATTCTGCAACCTCTCATCCATGTCTGTGTGGGTGTTTAAAGAAATCTtttacaaattttctttcaactaCAGGAGTAACAATGGTAGTTTTGgttataagaatgaaaattagGAGTCACTGTTTGCCTTGTGCACAGGACAGGAGAAATGAGCACTTAGATTCCTCTTTTTGGATAGGAAGCAACGAAGAAGCACCGAAACAGTGAGTCTTGGTCAATGttttggacagcttctggaGTATTCCTTTCTCATTTTCCCAAATATCATAGCCATAGAAGACTAACGTCCAATTATATGGTCCATCATCCAGGAATTTTGAGGCTCTCAACTCATACTGTCAAGATTAGTAAAACCCTAGATGATAGATGCTTGTGAACGAATCATTCTTCAGTATCATTACCTTCAATTTTGCAAGCAATTTTTCCTAGGCTCACACGAactctaaattttaaatcttaaaatcacacataataaataataatccttATATGTAATTCCTCtaattaagttaaaagtttgattcaaactgTATTAGTTTGATAAGAAAAGAGGTACGATAAAGTGGAGTGGCAATCGAGAGCGGAAATTGTGAACGTGAGGTCCTGAAAATATGGTGGTGGGGTTTCCATGCCAATAATTTcagagaaaaaaacataaaacttgtaTCTTGATCCTTAAGACTTTACTGCAATAAGGAAGCTGTTAATGACGCGtttttaaaaaaagggaaaatcaATTTTGTTTCATGGTAGCCTCACGAAATTTCCTAAGAACTTTCTTTTGTCGgtttataacaattaaaaaatagtcaAACAGTTCAAGTCTAAAAGTGACAAGACagagagaaatttaaaaatcatctcC
This sequence is a window from Mangifera indica cultivar Alphonso chromosome 20, CATAS_Mindica_2.1, whole genome shotgun sequence. Protein-coding genes within it:
- the LOC123203885 gene encoding ankyrin repeat-containing protein BDA1-like produces the protein MDERLQNAAMEGNVDALYSVLAEDPYVLERIDKVPFVTTPLHTAAREGMTYFAKEILNLRPSFAWKRDHIGRSPLHLALEGKHLQERLSPHDLNLEGKYQEVVTWLIKHDSGLVHVKARGMVTPLHYAAQLDDESNLTDFLYVCPLSVEDLTVRSETAVHLALINGSLKAFKVLLGWLQYVNKEEILNWEDEEGNNALHTAVSANQPEVSIPDVFYC